A window of Rubricoccus marinus contains these coding sequences:
- a CDS encoding Mur ligase family protein has protein sequence MKLTDTRRLTGPSLLLDGPGAIAEVACEDAQARPLADAWETHLRALCRAVGWPAPHTAVRIYSGGASLAFAAPTDALYAATEINETAVGAAVATLGGDAAAALEGTGQMHPTGDLIASVRDEQNPALLALEQASGPRGVPFLWDDDEASVGLGAGSQTWPVTALPSPEAISWDAVRGIPTCIITGTNGKSTTARMVGAVVRASGAVPGMTSTDGVVVGSEMVERGDYSGPGGARTALRDRRVEVGVLEVARGGILRRGLGLPNASAVAVNNVDEDHLGDYGIDTVPQLAEVKFVVAKALGEGGALVTNWDDAHCRREGQRLAGPLAQRGAHIVWTGMTPEALPEGPAVSVVGGWVVRRGASGGWTRVVEVTEIPAARGGAAKYNVRNALTATGLSHALGIADEHIARGLGDFASDVETNPGRGNVFRVNGATAWIDFAHNAHGLRALVETVQALPATRRLVQMSHAGDRSDREIRAIAHTLHALDAAQYVVADMPDYLRGREPGEIPALQRDTLLGLGVSPEAIQEAPDPASGVRQALAWAEPGDVLMLMVLARREEAIRAIREAGGVPA, from the coding sequence ATGAAACTGACCGACACCCGCCGGCTTACCGGCCCCAGCCTCCTCCTCGACGGCCCCGGCGCCATCGCCGAAGTCGCCTGCGAGGACGCCCAGGCGCGGCCTCTGGCGGACGCCTGGGAAACGCACCTCCGCGCGCTGTGCCGCGCCGTGGGCTGGCCTGCGCCCCACACCGCCGTTCGGATCTACAGCGGCGGCGCCTCGCTCGCCTTCGCGGCGCCGACCGACGCGCTCTACGCCGCGACCGAGATCAACGAGACCGCCGTCGGCGCCGCGGTGGCAACGCTCGGCGGTGACGCCGCGGCGGCGCTGGAGGGGACAGGCCAGATGCACCCGACCGGCGACCTGATCGCCAGCGTCCGCGACGAGCAGAACCCAGCGCTCCTCGCGCTCGAACAGGCCTCTGGCCCCCGAGGCGTCCCGTTCCTTTGGGACGACGACGAGGCCTCGGTTGGGCTCGGCGCAGGCAGCCAGACGTGGCCCGTCACGGCGCTTCCTTCGCCAGAGGCCATCAGCTGGGACGCCGTGCGCGGCATCCCGACGTGCATCATCACGGGGACCAACGGCAAGTCCACGACCGCGCGGATGGTCGGCGCGGTGGTACGGGCCTCTGGCGCCGTGCCCGGCATGACGAGCACGGACGGCGTCGTGGTCGGCAGCGAGATGGTGGAGCGCGGCGACTACTCAGGCCCGGGTGGGGCGCGGACCGCCCTGCGCGACCGGCGCGTCGAAGTCGGCGTGTTGGAGGTCGCCAGAGGCGGCATCCTGCGGCGCGGGCTGGGCCTCCCGAACGCGAGCGCGGTAGCGGTCAACAACGTGGACGAGGACCACCTCGGCGACTACGGCATCGACACGGTCCCGCAACTCGCGGAGGTGAAATTCGTCGTCGCCAAGGCGCTCGGCGAGGGCGGCGCGCTCGTCACCAACTGGGACGACGCGCACTGCCGCCGCGAGGGGCAGCGCCTGGCCGGGCCTCTGGCGCAGCGCGGCGCGCACATCGTCTGGACCGGCATGACGCCAGAGGCGTTGCCCGAGGGCCCCGCGGTCTCGGTCGTGGGCGGGTGGGTCGTGCGCCGAGGCGCCTCTGGCGGCTGGACCCGGGTCGTAGAGGTGACCGAGATCCCCGCCGCCCGCGGCGGCGCGGCGAAGTACAACGTGCGCAACGCGCTCACGGCGACGGGCCTCTCGCACGCGCTCGGCATCGCGGACGAGCACATCGCCAGAGGCCTGGGCGACTTCGCGAGCGACGTGGAGACCAACCCCGGACGCGGCAACGTCTTCCGCGTCAACGGCGCGACGGCGTGGATCGACTTCGCGCACAATGCCCATGGGCTCCGTGCCCTCGTGGAGACCGTGCAGGCGCTGCCGGCCACGCGCCGACTCGTGCAGATGAGCCACGCGGGCGACCGCTCCGACCGCGAGATCCGCGCCATCGCCCACACGCTGCACGCGCTCGACGCCGCGCAGTACGTCGTGGCCGACATGCCGGACTACCTCCGCGGACGCGAGCCGGGCGAGATCCCAGCGCTCCAGCGCGACACGCTGCTGGGCCTCGGCGTCTCGCCAGAGGCCATTCAGGAGGCGCCGGACCCGGCCTCTGGCGTGCGGCAGGCCCTCGCGTGGGCCGAGCCCGGCGACGTGCTGATGCTGATGGTGCTCGCGCGGCGCGAGGAGGCGATCCGGGCCATCCGCGAGGCCGGAGGCGTGCCCGCCTGA
- a CDS encoding M36 family metallopeptidase: MRLRYALFALLALGLSAPILAQESAAVLAARQHVQASAADAFSGSDLADLHVSDSHFDRRTGATYVYLAQRHAGIEVWGAIAPAAVLASGKVHAVRPRYASNLAARANATEPSLASGAASALAVAHVRASTPAPVGPMWLSDEPGETIPTPEATAYEATEPHLVYQPTADGALRLAWAMTLHATNGSQMWAVRVDALTGSVLATDDLVARDQWPAAHGSGAEVAPVSRAPLAPEASLGMVAGGSYRVVAWPAESPNHGSYELVAKPADATASELGWHDTGSQQFTTTRGNNVWAYLDRDDTSAPTASGQPEGGASLVFDFAYDFNAEPVDNVDAAVTNLFYWGNVFHDITYQYGFDEAAGNFQVNNFGRGGAGGDAARLETQSGADTCQSTSPCLNNANFATPSDGSPGRMQMYEWSGTVFEVTAPAGVARTYPSAAASFGPERLASGLLVTVVDANGIPGRGCTVGSIANAAALAGNIAFIERGDCNFIDKARSAEAAGAIAAVVYNNDRKGAGETGSPEDLVNMGLPAGGVDDVGIPSSFVQNSTGTLLRSTAGVQVNVGPRIRRDSGLDSGVVIHEFGHGLSNRLTGGASRAGCLGNQEQMGEGWSDYYGLLLTMQTGEDIPRGIGTYLEYEGTDGGGIRPAPYTRDFAVNPLTYQSVISGAGTTLSIPHGVGSVWATVLWDMTLDLVDRYGFDTDAYDADGGAGNQVALNLVTQGLKLQPCSPGFVDGRDAILAADELLYSGANSDLIWAAFARRGLGVNASQGLSSSATDGTADFSLPVAAEASPNASGAVLSVTGANPSRSGTTLALTLASPEAVTVEVVDLLGRSVRTVHEGPLAASVHSLALDTSGLASGVYVVRAQGETFSATQRITVVR; encoded by the coding sequence ATGCGCCTCCGCTACGCGCTTTTCGCCCTGCTCGCCCTCGGACTCTCCGCGCCGATCCTCGCTCAGGAGTCCGCCGCCGTCCTCGCCGCCCGTCAGCACGTCCAAGCCTCCGCCGCCGACGCGTTTAGCGGCTCGGACCTCGCTGACCTCCACGTGTCGGACAGCCACTTCGACCGGCGCACAGGTGCCACGTACGTCTACCTCGCGCAACGCCACGCGGGCATCGAGGTCTGGGGCGCCATCGCGCCCGCGGCCGTTCTCGCCAGCGGCAAGGTCCACGCCGTCCGCCCGCGCTACGCGTCCAACCTCGCGGCCCGCGCCAACGCCACCGAGCCGAGCCTGGCCTCTGGCGCCGCGTCCGCGCTCGCGGTGGCGCACGTCCGGGCGTCCACGCCGGCCCCCGTCGGGCCGATGTGGCTCAGCGATGAGCCCGGCGAGACGATCCCAACGCCAGAGGCGACGGCCTACGAAGCGACTGAGCCCCACCTCGTCTACCAGCCAACCGCCGACGGCGCGCTCCGCCTCGCGTGGGCGATGACGCTCCACGCCACCAACGGCTCGCAGATGTGGGCCGTCCGCGTGGACGCCCTGACCGGCTCCGTCCTCGCCACCGACGACCTCGTCGCTCGCGATCAGTGGCCGGCAGCGCACGGCTCGGGCGCCGAGGTGGCCCCGGTCTCGCGCGCGCCTCTGGCGCCAGAGGCCAGCCTCGGCATGGTGGCGGGCGGGAGCTACCGCGTGGTCGCGTGGCCTGCCGAGAGCCCCAACCACGGCAGCTACGAGCTCGTCGCCAAGCCCGCCGACGCGACGGCGTCGGAGTTGGGCTGGCACGACACCGGCTCGCAGCAGTTCACCACCACCCGCGGCAACAATGTCTGGGCCTACCTCGACCGCGACGACACCAGCGCGCCGACCGCCAGCGGCCAGCCCGAGGGCGGCGCCTCGCTCGTCTTCGACTTCGCCTACGACTTCAACGCCGAGCCCGTGGACAACGTGGACGCGGCGGTGACCAACCTCTTCTACTGGGGCAACGTCTTCCACGACATCACCTACCAGTACGGCTTCGACGAGGCCGCCGGCAACTTCCAAGTCAACAACTTCGGCCGCGGCGGCGCCGGTGGGGACGCGGCGCGCCTGGAAACGCAGAGCGGGGCGGACACCTGCCAGTCGACGAGCCCGTGCCTCAACAACGCCAACTTCGCGACGCCCTCGGACGGTAGCCCCGGGCGGATGCAGATGTACGAGTGGTCCGGCACCGTCTTCGAGGTCACCGCCCCTGCGGGCGTGGCACGCACCTACCCGAGCGCCGCAGCCTCCTTCGGCCCTGAGCGGCTCGCCTCCGGCCTCCTCGTCACCGTCGTGGACGCGAACGGCATCCCCGGGCGCGGCTGCACGGTGGGGTCCATCGCGAACGCGGCGGCGCTGGCGGGCAACATCGCGTTTATCGAACGCGGCGATTGCAACTTCATCGACAAGGCCCGCAGCGCCGAGGCCGCTGGCGCCATCGCGGCCGTGGTCTACAACAACGACCGGAAAGGAGCGGGCGAGACCGGCAGCCCTGAAGACCTCGTCAACATGGGCCTCCCCGCGGGGGGCGTCGACGATGTCGGCATTCCCTCGTCGTTCGTGCAGAACAGCACGGGCACCCTCCTTCGGTCCACGGCTGGCGTGCAGGTAAACGTCGGGCCTCGAATCCGGCGCGATAGCGGGCTCGATTCGGGCGTGGTCATCCACGAGTTCGGGCACGGGCTTTCCAACCGGCTCACCGGCGGCGCCAGCCGCGCGGGATGCCTCGGCAACCAGGAGCAGATGGGCGAGGGCTGGAGCGACTACTACGGCCTCCTCCTCACCATGCAGACCGGCGAGGACATCCCGAGGGGCATCGGGACATACCTGGAGTACGAGGGCACGGACGGAGGGGGCATCCGCCCGGCACCGTACACCCGGGACTTCGCCGTCAACCCGCTCACCTACCAGAGCGTGATCTCGGGAGCCGGAACTACGCTCTCGATCCCCCACGGCGTCGGTAGCGTCTGGGCAACAGTTCTGTGGGACATGACGCTCGACCTCGTGGACCGGTACGGCTTCGACACCGACGCCTACGACGCCGACGGCGGCGCGGGCAACCAGGTCGCACTCAACCTCGTCACGCAGGGGCTCAAGCTCCAGCCGTGCAGCCCGGGCTTCGTGGACGGCCGCGACGCCATCCTCGCGGCCGACGAACTGCTCTACAGCGGCGCCAACAGCGACCTCATCTGGGCCGCATTCGCCCGCCGCGGGCTGGGCGTCAACGCCAGCCAGGGCCTCTCCTCGAGCGCGACGGATGGCACGGCGGACTTCAGCCTCCCCGTCGCTGCGGAAGCCTCGCCGAACGCCTCTGGCGCCGTCTTGTCGGTTACCGGCGCCAACCCCTCTCGGAGCGGGACCACGCTCGCGCTCACGCTCGCCTCGCCAGAGGCCGTGACGGTGGAGGTCGTGGACCTGCTCGGCCGGAGCGTGCGCACGGTGCACGAGGGGCCTCTGGCGGCGTCGGTCCACTCGCTCGCGCTGGACACGTCGGGTCTCGCGTCGGGCGTGTACGTCGTGCGCGCGCAGGGCGAGACGTTCTCCGCCACGCAGCGCATCACGGTCGTGCGCTAA
- the argS gene encoding arginine--tRNA ligase gives MEDTLARLFRDALAQLPDLPADFDPETVEVDFEVPGNPDHGDLATNVAMKLAKPLRRAPRQIAEALVANLNADPKQVAAVEIAGPGFINVRLAKAYLTDGLADILASGDDYGRTEDGAGKTAIVEFVSANPTGPLTVGHGRNAVLGDTVATLLTWTGWDVTREYYFNDAGRQMRVLGESVRARYQQIVDPEATQKTLEDGTVVPASFPDEGYRGAYITDVARALFDARGDALMSAETEEPFRDAARDAVFAEIKATLERMSIHMDSYFTEQTVYDNNAVWDVVEKLKAQDLAYEKDDATWFATGKLGKTVTRDGETKAQDTVLIKASGEPTYRLPDIAYHLDKLARGYERIVDVFGADHIATVPDVIRGVRALAGDEAAEKIDVLIYQFVTLVRSGQPVKMSTRKANYVTLDDLMDEVNAALAAQAEPGREASEDAGADVVRYFFLMRSPNTHLEFDLDQATETAEKNPVFYLQYAHARIASIIDKATEAGITASGADLSTLTHESAVDLTKGLLQFPDEIRGAAEAMGPHRLATYLREVATLFNRFYRDCHILGEPADIAGARLALAMATKTVLKNGLSILGLSAPEEM, from the coding sequence ATGGAAGACACCCTCGCCCGCCTGTTCCGCGACGCTCTCGCGCAGCTCCCCGACCTCCCCGCCGACTTCGACCCCGAGACGGTCGAGGTGGACTTCGAGGTGCCCGGCAACCCTGACCACGGCGACCTCGCGACAAACGTCGCGATGAAGCTCGCCAAGCCGCTGCGCCGCGCGCCGCGCCAGATCGCCGAGGCGCTCGTCGCGAATCTCAACGCCGATCCTAAGCAGGTTGCGGCCGTCGAGATCGCCGGGCCGGGCTTTATCAACGTCCGCCTTGCAAAGGCGTACCTGACCGACGGCCTGGCGGACATCCTCGCCTCTGGCGACGACTACGGGCGGACCGAGGACGGCGCGGGCAAGACCGCCATCGTGGAGTTCGTCTCCGCCAACCCGACCGGCCCGCTGACGGTCGGCCACGGCCGCAATGCGGTCCTGGGCGACACCGTGGCGACGCTGCTGACGTGGACCGGCTGGGACGTCACGCGCGAGTACTACTTCAACGACGCCGGGCGCCAGATGCGCGTGCTCGGCGAGAGCGTGCGCGCGCGCTACCAGCAGATCGTGGACCCCGAGGCGACGCAGAAGACGCTGGAGGACGGGACCGTCGTGCCGGCGAGCTTCCCCGACGAGGGCTACCGCGGCGCCTACATCACCGACGTGGCGCGCGCGCTCTTCGACGCCAGAGGCGACGCGCTCATGAGCGCCGAGACGGAGGAGCCGTTCCGCGACGCCGCCCGCGACGCCGTCTTCGCCGAGATCAAGGCCACGCTGGAGCGCATGTCGATCCACATGGACAGCTACTTCACCGAGCAGACCGTCTACGACAACAACGCGGTCTGGGACGTGGTGGAGAAGCTCAAGGCGCAGGACCTCGCCTACGAGAAGGACGACGCCACGTGGTTCGCGACGGGCAAGCTGGGCAAAACCGTCACGCGCGACGGCGAGACCAAGGCGCAGGACACCGTCCTCATCAAGGCCTCTGGCGAGCCGACGTACCGGCTCCCGGACATCGCCTACCACCTGGACAAGCTCGCCAGAGGCTATGAGCGCATCGTGGACGTGTTCGGCGCCGACCACATCGCGACGGTCCCCGACGTGATCCGCGGCGTGCGCGCGCTCGCCGGCGACGAGGCGGCGGAGAAGATCGACGTGCTCATCTACCAGTTCGTCACGCTCGTGCGGAGCGGGCAGCCGGTGAAGATGAGCACCCGCAAGGCCAACTACGTCACGCTGGACGACCTGATGGACGAGGTCAACGCCGCGCTCGCCGCCCAGGCCGAGCCCGGCCGCGAGGCGAGCGAGGACGCCGGCGCCGACGTGGTGCGCTACTTCTTCCTCATGCGCTCGCCCAACACGCACCTGGAGTTCGACCTGGATCAGGCGACCGAGACGGCGGAGAAAAACCCCGTTTTCTACCTCCAGTACGCCCACGCGCGCATCGCGAGCATCATCGACAAGGCTACGGAGGCCGGCATCACGGCCTCTGGCGCGGACCTCTCCACGCTTACGCACGAGAGCGCCGTCGACCTCACCAAGGGCCTGCTTCAGTTCCCGGACGAGATCCGCGGCGCCGCCGAGGCCATGGGCCCGCACCGCTTGGCGACGTACCTCCGCGAGGTCGCAACACTGTTCAACCGCTTCTACCGCGACTGCCACATCCTCGGTGAACCCGCCGACATCGCGGGCGCGCGCTTGGCCCTCGCGATGGCGACGAAAACGGTTCTTAAGAATGGGCTGTCCATTCTCGGCCTCTCGGCACCAGAGGAGATGTAA
- the amrB gene encoding AmmeMemoRadiSam system protein B, with protein MSLAQRAVYPTQAGPLGQTLDSLLANAAPAPEADLIALVVPDSNRLAGGTAAAAAYAYAKGRSMESVILVSPSHTGDFGRLSICQADTYTTPLGPVAIDDRLRHELCDEDDDIFVDDTGHYHTEGADVQLPFLQRVLEGDFKAVPIVMGEESPAFCRELGHAVGEVLYGHRSLLVGSSDVVGAEDGALDALRDAIETFNTSELMHLLGSEKVKVEGMGSLIVTLLAAQARGANKATILALSEPDENGAPGAIAIALTRE; from the coding sequence ATGAGCCTCGCACAGCGCGCCGTCTACCCGACGCAAGCCGGCCCCCTCGGCCAGACCCTCGACTCCCTCCTCGCCAACGCTGCCCCCGCGCCAGAGGCCGACCTGATCGCCCTCGTCGTCCCCGACTCCAACCGCCTCGCGGGCGGGACCGCCGCTGCGGCCGCCTACGCGTACGCCAAAGGCCGCTCAATGGAGAGCGTCATCCTCGTCTCACCCAGCCACACCGGCGACTTCGGACGGCTCTCCATCTGCCAGGCCGACACCTACACCACGCCGCTCGGCCCCGTCGCGATCGACGACCGCCTCCGGCACGAGCTGTGCGACGAGGACGACGACATCTTCGTGGACGACACCGGCCACTACCACACCGAAGGTGCCGACGTGCAGCTGCCGTTTCTCCAGCGCGTGCTGGAGGGCGACTTCAAGGCCGTCCCCATCGTGATGGGGGAGGAGAGCCCGGCGTTCTGCCGCGAGCTCGGCCACGCCGTCGGCGAGGTGCTCTACGGCCACCGGTCGCTGCTCGTGGGCTCGTCCGACGTCGTTGGCGCCGAGGACGGTGCGTTGGACGCGCTGCGCGACGCCATTGAGACCTTCAACACGTCGGAGCTCATGCACCTTCTCGGCAGCGAGAAGGTGAAGGTGGAAGGCATGGGGTCCCTCATCGTGACGCTTCTTGCCGCGCAGGCTCGCGGCGCCAACAAGGCCACCATCCTCGCGCTCAGCGAGCCCGACGAGAACGGCGCCCCGGGCGCCATCGCCATCGCCCTCACGCGCGAGTAA
- a CDS encoding Rossmann-like and DUF2520 domain-containing protein: MDVFASAFREPRPPVAIIGAGAVGRAFALRLSDRGFPIRAVISRTASGADALARAVGAPVSSDRLEDVPEGVALVLLCVGDDQIEDVGELLTGVRRNWSEIVVAHTSGAIQSEALAPLEAEGAAVLSFHPLQAITRQSDASTLDGAYIGLEGAPRGVAAGIELAVGLGLRYIVIPAEAKPRYHLAATMASNFLVTLLGMVQEVLASLDIDRREGIAMLEPLLRGTLDNLGARGPEEALTGPVVRGDIHTLRQHGLALRQHLPHLVPAYAALSVETVRLAVRSGRLDPDRADDVLSLLQRMVTTPLPNRAGDARGPDRPPVPPPVEAG; encoded by the coding sequence ATGGACGTCTTCGCCTCGGCCTTCCGCGAGCCTCGCCCGCCCGTCGCCATTATCGGCGCGGGCGCCGTAGGCCGGGCGTTCGCGCTCCGCTTGTCTGACCGCGGCTTCCCCATCCGGGCCGTGATCAGCCGCACGGCCTCTGGCGCAGATGCGCTGGCGCGGGCCGTCGGCGCGCCCGTTTCGTCGGACCGCCTGGAGGACGTGCCCGAGGGCGTCGCTCTCGTGCTGCTCTGCGTCGGCGACGACCAGATCGAGGACGTGGGCGAGCTCTTGACCGGCGTACGCCGGAACTGGTCCGAGATCGTCGTGGCGCACACGTCGGGCGCGATTCAATCCGAGGCGCTCGCGCCGCTAGAGGCCGAGGGCGCCGCGGTGCTCTCGTTTCACCCGCTCCAGGCCATCACGCGCCAGTCCGACGCGTCGACGCTGGACGGGGCGTACATCGGGCTTGAAGGCGCGCCGCGAGGCGTCGCTGCCGGCATCGAGTTGGCCGTGGGACTCGGGCTGCGCTACATCGTGATTCCGGCCGAGGCCAAGCCGCGCTACCACCTCGCGGCTACGATGGCGTCCAACTTCCTCGTGACGCTGCTCGGCATGGTGCAAGAGGTCCTCGCCTCGCTGGACATCGACCGCCGCGAGGGCATCGCCATGCTCGAACCCCTCTTGCGCGGCACGCTCGATAACCTCGGCGCCAGAGGCCCGGAGGAGGCGCTGACCGGCCCCGTCGTACGCGGCGACATCCACACGTTGCGCCAGCACGGGCTCGCGCTGCGCCAGCACCTCCCGCACCTCGTGCCGGCCTACGCGGCGCTCAGCGTTGAAACCGTCCGCCTCGCGGTCCGCTCGGGGCGCCTGGACCCGGACCGCGCCGATGACGTGCTCTCGTTGCTCCAGCGCATGGTGACCACGCCGCTGCCCAACCGCGCCGGCGACGCTAGAGGCCCGGACCGACCGCCCGTTCCTCCGCCTGTGGAGGCGGGGTGA
- a CDS encoding saccharopine dehydrogenase family protein has translation MSDAPSILIAGAGGIGEATAFMLLEWADVPVNRVYIADANADQLSRALRFVGDSDRLVPVPQAISANPTGPLAAALEASAVVLDCLPGSLAPTVAKLAMDAGCHYANLTEYVAETNAIMEMAEGAETAFLLQTGLAPGTVNVLAHQLIRRFEASGGTVVAVEMKVGALTRHASGPHHYGFTWSPIGVATEYVKPAIVLRGGQVQEVDALSERGQIVIQGVTYEDDLTSGGAADMPQHFAGKIKTLDYKTLRYPGHYAWVEEMMYETGRDPDMLQARMEREIPMEEDDVVIVYASVEGADEDGRRRRIARSFVIDPVDTPNGRMRAIQATTAAGLAESAKVLLAGSHKGAVLQMDLDPDAFLNGAFVGRVYR, from the coding sequence ATGTCCGACGCCCCTTCCATTCTCATCGCGGGTGCCGGCGGCATCGGCGAGGCCACGGCCTTTATGCTCCTGGAGTGGGCGGATGTCCCCGTAAACCGGGTGTACATCGCGGACGCGAACGCAGACCAGCTCTCGCGGGCGCTCCGGTTTGTGGGAGACTCGGACCGGCTGGTGCCCGTCCCCCAGGCGATCTCGGCGAACCCGACCGGGCCTCTGGCGGCGGCGCTGGAGGCGTCGGCGGTTGTGCTGGACTGCCTGCCGGGCAGCCTCGCGCCAACGGTTGCCAAGCTGGCGATGGACGCCGGGTGCCACTACGCGAACCTGACCGAGTACGTCGCGGAGACGAACGCGATCATGGAGATGGCCGAGGGCGCCGAAACGGCGTTCCTGCTCCAGACCGGCCTCGCGCCCGGAACGGTGAACGTCCTCGCGCACCAGCTTATCCGGCGATTCGAGGCCTCTGGCGGGACCGTCGTCGCCGTGGAGATGAAGGTGGGCGCGCTCACGCGCCACGCCAGCGGCCCGCACCACTACGGCTTCACGTGGAGCCCCATCGGCGTCGCGACGGAGTACGTCAAGCCCGCGATCGTGCTCCGCGGCGGGCAGGTGCAGGAGGTGGACGCGCTCTCGGAACGCGGCCAGATCGTGATCCAGGGCGTCACCTACGAGGACGACCTCACCTCGGGCGGCGCGGCCGACATGCCGCAGCACTTCGCGGGCAAAATCAAGACGCTGGACTACAAAACGCTCCGCTACCCCGGCCACTACGCGTGGGTGGAGGAGATGATGTACGAGACCGGCCGCGACCCCGACATGCTCCAGGCCCGCATGGAGCGGGAAATCCCGATGGAGGAGGACGACGTGGTGATTGTGTACGCGAGCGTGGAAGGCGCCGACGAAGACGGCCGCCGCCGCCGCATCGCCAGAAGCTTCGTCATCGACCCGGTGGACACGCCGAACGGCCGGATGCGGGCGATCCAGGCGACGACCGCCGCGGGCCTGGCAGAGTCCGCCAAGGTGCTCCTTGCCGGTAGTCACAAGGGCGCCGTTCTCCAGATGGACCTCGACCCCGACGCGTTCCTCAACGGCGCGTTCGTCGGACGCGTCTACCGCTAG
- a CDS encoding CaiB/BaiF CoA transferase family protein → MMDVLKGIRVVELAGVLAGPSAGQLFAELGAEVIKVENARTAGDVTRTWRLPGEAPESGTAPEASGESTADDRTAYFSAANWGKRSVALDLTQRGGREALALLLDAADVVLTAYKPGDAERLGIAGLWRQRPDLIVAELTGYGPDDLRAGYDAVVQAESGFMYLNGPPEAEPTKLPVALMDVLAAHQIKEGVLAALFRRERTGTGARIQVSLLGAALGALANQGTAWLQAGHEPRRMGSAHPQIAPYGTLYPTLTGPVVLAVGTDRQFAALCEVLDLPLARDPRFATNPARVQHRDALEKALVAATSTREREALLAALHARSVPAGAVRRVSDAFQAPEAERVVLREGPLAGLRQAAFRLDGMASGEGLAPPPMYADGTLAVLSEHGASPEALARWIASGAVVDRSEFE, encoded by the coding sequence ATGATGGACGTGCTCAAGGGGATCCGCGTGGTCGAGCTCGCGGGCGTGCTCGCGGGCCCCAGCGCAGGGCAGCTATTCGCAGAACTCGGCGCCGAGGTCATCAAAGTCGAGAACGCGCGCACGGCCGGGGACGTGACGCGGACGTGGCGCCTGCCCGGCGAGGCGCCAGAGTCAGGTACGGCGCCAGAGGCCTCTGGCGAGAGCACGGCCGACGACCGCACGGCGTACTTCAGCGCCGCCAACTGGGGCAAGCGCTCGGTCGCGCTGGACCTCACCCAGCGCGGCGGCCGCGAGGCGCTGGCGCTCCTCCTCGACGCCGCCGACGTCGTCCTCACCGCTTACAAGCCCGGCGACGCCGAGCGGCTGGGCATCGCGGGCCTCTGGCGCCAGAGGCCGGACCTCATCGTCGCGGAGCTGACCGGCTACGGACCGGACGACCTGCGCGCGGGCTACGACGCCGTGGTGCAGGCCGAAAGCGGGTTCATGTACCTCAACGGCCCGCCAGAGGCCGAGCCGACCAAGCTGCCCGTCGCGCTGATGGACGTGCTGGCGGCGCACCAGATCAAAGAGGGCGTCCTCGCGGCGCTGTTTCGGCGCGAGCGGACCGGCACGGGCGCGCGCATCCAGGTCTCGCTGCTCGGCGCCGCGCTCGGCGCGCTTGCCAACCAGGGCACGGCGTGGCTCCAGGCCGGGCACGAGCCGCGCCGGATGGGCTCGGCGCACCCGCAGATCGCGCCCTACGGCACGCTCTACCCCACCCTCACCGGCCCCGTCGTCCTCGCCGTCGGAACGGATCGGCAGTTCGCGGCGCTTTGCGAGGTTCTGGACCTGCCTCTGGCACGTGACCCGCGTTTTGCGACGAATCCGGCGCGCGTCCAGCACCGCGACGCGCTCGAAAAGGCCTTGGTGGCGGCGACCTCCACCCGGGAGCGCGAGGCGCTGCTGGCGGCGCTCCACGCCCGTTCCGTCCCCGCGGGCGCCGTGCGGCGCGTCTCGGACGCGTTCCAGGCGCCAGAGGCGGAGCGAGTGGTGCTGCGCGAGGGGCCGCTGGCGGGACTGCGGCAGGCCGCGTTTAGGCTTGATGGGATGGCCTCTGGCGAGGGGCTAGCGCCCCCTCCGATGTACGCCGACGGCACTCTGGCCGTGCTCTCAGAGCATGGCGCCTCGCCAGAGGCCCTCGCGCGCTGGATCGCCTCCGGCGCGGTCGTGGACCGCTCCGAGTTCGAGTAG